A genome region from Anastrepha obliqua isolate idAnaObli1 chromosome 4, idAnaObli1_1.0, whole genome shotgun sequence includes the following:
- the LOC129246165 gene encoding benign gonial cell neoplasm protein, with protein MIRNIVHQYIFEQLMHFKDGNRCCQKFCGSFRSTERLIFTEYAFKLGYNCRPLLHNGIEFIKIFKKDCLHFMNQIPELRLTPHTEKELFMLQRESDFIGSQLEMQMSPEFFSPNCARPSIPPHRFSLGLKQSMARQNIRGQQCFQDKCSLKPYKIHLLEAVRRSRVLIVNGDCIFEKSTGLPMYIIENCAERRAHCKIICVEREQLLAIHNSEKLSEYLGEKVGNTVAFQIHLQSRISEGSNLIYTTSSFLLRVLMGQSIVDSFRHISHIIVCDVHRHEAFTDLLLCELRAALRCHAHLKIILLSNSEHNSDFLEYFGEGEVFQLEFPSDSALQTFNVFHIEDIQRILEKDQLNMRTQLSYTNYTNMSRMINGNYFNVDRILENYELTGADQVFESFLYMVQGENISIDYRHSITGKTAIIIAAKLGNVAHIKILLDRFADPCIMDKQNLNALSNAIAGGNMKSVELLSSVPNLKNRNPSTLDYSLVMDLIKVLMISTKWEPGNIVIIVADYEQLLRMNYWVLRCKMIGDIPQQVVLYMLHNNIEKDHLDKVIEGTPECINVIIATDIIESVIPKYPLKYIIDLARTRRTKYNADAACKEVAYDWVAKEALENRARLTSRQGERVLCFRFIPTFLVKSLSNTYTADLLTMPLDRICLTVKLLSPHTMVAEYLQSTISKAPFIHIHNTVENLKKIYVFDELEDVTWLGCRLIDVPIDCQLGKLLVFAILLQCLDPVLTIVSFLSTFDPLELPSEIDNKNHVALEEVRAKVKEERKRLAESILSDHLIYLRLYQEWQNNLRDDNPEMVLIDEHDYVLNGILEKVCDIRTHLVGALRSSQLIHNQGQLSMHYINLKSNSWPMIKATLAAGLYPCLCIVDTFEGRLKCNRSKELVIHPASILRELALEPLNSNARSFPSNWIVYGNEINSANRNSIRCCSLVSPLTVAMFAGPPKIHSTNVCPLSNYGNYQGPGNHIATDKEATMSIFYIDDWIEMKMEHTTAQLLFKSRQYFYSAYMNFLQNCGSLDKWRRTNTFLTAASRLFDTLERVFAIEDQICGFIKPFNIGLRPKAVPNKFINSFNSVISWNEGKCSNFVHTIQKDNASKRADTRKQYVSDGQRDYKFSCLEKQFFAVYLSHSDSVFRKYPQDWLREAVSKVVEPCLKCDKLTFVILYNRNPDQFCMVAVATKIFGAFRLQEYFKNKIPISEVLKICSNQNMCVPSFPEKRNAFQIDTLIGKIILDLFAFRNNWLDYN; from the exons ATGATTAGAAATATTGTGCACCAATATATTTTTGAGCAATTAATGCATTTTAAAGATGGCAATCGTTGTTGCCAAAAATTTTGTGGATCCTTTCGTTCAACAGAAAGACTTATTTTTACAGAGTATGCTTTTAAACTTGGATACAACTGTCGTCCGTTGCTACACAATGGGATTGAattcatcaaaatatttaaaaaggatTGCTTGCATTTTATGAATCAGATACCAGAATTACGTCTGACCCCACATACAGAAAAAGAGCTTTTTATGCTGCAACGCGAAAGTGACTTTATTGGTAGTCAACTAGAAATGCAAATGTCACCGGAATTTTTCAGCCCAAATTGTGCAAGGCCCTCCATTCCACCACATCGATTCTCTTTGGGTTTGAAGCAATCAATGGCTCGTCAAAATATTCGTGGACAACAGTGTTTTCAAGACAAATGCTCTCTAAAACCAtacaaaatacatttacttGAAGCCGTGCGCCGTAGTCGGGTGCTGATAGTGAATGGTGactgcatttttgaaaaatcgacCGGATTGCCTATGTATATAATTGAAAATTGTGCTGAACGCAGAGctcattgtaaaataatttgtgTGGAGAGAGAGCAATTATTGGCAATTCATAATAGTGAAAAGCTTTCGGAATACTTAGGTGAAAAAGTGGGGAATACCGTTGCTTTTCAAATACATCTGCAGAGTCGAATCAGCGAAGGATCAAACCTTATCTATACCACTTCAAGTTTCTTGCTACGTGTACTTATGGGTCAAAGTATTGTTGATAGTTTCCGGCATATTTCGCATATTATTGTTTGTGATGTCCATCGACATGAAGCATTTACTGATTTATTATTATGTGAATTACGCGCTGCTCTACGTTGCCACGCACATctcaaaataatattactttCCAATTCTGAGCACAATTCAGATTTTTTAGAGTATTTTGGTGAGGGTGAAGTGTTTCAGTTGGAATTTCCTTCGGATTCTGCTTTACAAACATTTAACGTTTTTCATATAGAAGATATACAAAGGATACTAGAAAAAGACCAATTAAATATGAGAACTCAATTATCGTATACGAACTACACAAATATGTCGCGAATGATTAACGGAAATTACTTCAATGTGGACCGTATACTTGAAAATTATGAGCTTACTGGTGCCGATCaagtttttgaatcatttttgtATATGGTTCAAGGTGAAAATATTTCCATAGATTATCGGCACTCTATAACTGGAAAGACTGCGATTATTATAGCTGCTAAACTTGGAAATGTcgcacatataaaaatattattggacaGATTTGCTGATCCCTGTATAATGGATAAACAAAATCTTAACGCTTTATCTAACGCGATTGCCGGAGGAAATATGAAGAGTGTTGAATTGCTAAGCAGCGTCCCAAATTTGAAAAACAGAAATCCATCAACATTGGATTACAGTTTAGTAATGGATCTTATTAAAGTTTTGATGATAAGTACGAAATGGGAACCTG gTAATATTGTTATTATAGTAGCTGATTATGAGCAACTTTTGCGTATGAATTATTGGGTATTGCGATGTAAAATGATAGGCGATATTCCACAACAAGTTGTCTTGTACATGTTGCATAACAATATTGAAAAGGACCATTTGGATAAGGTTATCGAAGGTACACCCGAATGTATAAATGTCATAATTGCCACAGATATTATTGAAAGCGTCATTCCGAAAtatccattaaaatatataattgatttggCAAGAACACGACGCACCAAATATAATGCAGATGCGGCTTGTAAGGAGGTTGCTTATGACTGGGTAGCTAAAGAAGCGCTTGAAAATCGTGCACGTTTAACTAGTCGTCAAG GTGAGCGCGTATTATGCTTTCGTTTTATTCCCACTTTTCTGGTCAAAAGTTTGTCTAATACCTATACCGCGGATTTATTAACAATGCCGCTGGATCGAATTTGTTTAACTGTAAAATTATTATCACCGCATACAATGGTTGCGGAATATTTGCAATCAACCATTTCGAAAGCACCctttatacacatacacaataCAGtcgaaaatttgaagaaaatatacgTATTTGATGAACTAGAAGACGTGACATGGTTAGGATGTCGGCTAATAGATGTTCCAATCGATTGCCAGTTGGGAAAACTACTCGTATTTGCAATACTTTTACAATGCCTGGATCCCGTACTAACAATAGTCAgttttttatcaacttttgatcCATTGGAATTGCCCAGCGAGATAGATAATAAAAATCACGTCGCTTTAGAAGAGGTCCGTGCCAAAGTAAAGGAAGAGCGAAAACGTCTAGCAGAAAGTATACTTTCGGATCATTTAATATATCTACGATTATATCAAGAATGGCAAAACAATTTGCGTGACGATAATCCAGAAATGGTGCTTATAGACGAACATGATTATGTGCTAAATggaattttggaaaaagtttgcgACATACGCACACATTTAGTGGGCGCATTACGTTCATCACAGCTTATACACAACCAAGGTCAATTGAGCATgcattatataaatttaaagtcAAATAGTTGGCCCATGATTAAGGCAACGCTTGCGGCTGGTCTTTATCCTTGTCTTTGCATCGTCGACACATTTGAAGGACGTCTTAAATGCAATAGATCTAAGGAGCTTGTCATACATCCAGCATCCATTCTTCGAGAACTCGCCTTGGAACCGCTAAACTCCAATGCACGATCATTTCCCTCCAACTGGATTGTGTatggaaatgaaattaataGTGCTAACCGTAACAGCATCCGATGTTGTTCCTTGGTATCGCCATTAACTGTTGCTATGTTTGCAG GTCCACCGAAGATACATTCAACAAACGTTTGTCCTCTTAGTAATTATGGCAACTATCAAGGTCCGGGAAATCATATTGCGACTGATAAAGAAGCTACAATGTCAATTTTCTATATTGATGACTggattgaaatgaaaatggaacATACCACTGCTCAACTGCTCTTTAAATCACGGCAATATTTTTATAGCGCCTATATGAATTTCTTGCAGAATTGTGGCAGCCTAGACAAGTGGCGGCGCACCAACACTTTTTTAACTGCAGCATCGCGTTTGTTTGatacattggaaagagtatttGCTATCGAAGATCAGATATGTGGTTTTATAAAGCCATTTAACATCGGTTTACGTCCTAAGGCAGTACcgaacaaatttataaattcattCAACTCCGTTATAAGTTGGAATGAGGGAAAATGTTCAAACTTTGTTCATACGATTCAAAAAGACAACGCTTCGAAACGAGCTGACACAAGGAAACAATACGTTTCGGACGGTCAACGAGATTATAAGTTTTCTTGtttggaaaaacaattttttgctgtTTATCTATCGCATTCAGACTcagtatttcgaaaatatccaCAAGATTGGCTTCGTGAAGCCGTTTCAAAAGTAGTTGAGCCCTGCTTGAAGTGTGACAAACTGACTTTCGTAATTCTGTACAACAGGAATCCCGATCAATTTTGCATGGTGGCAGTGGCTACAAAGATATTTGGGGCATTCAGATTGCAAgagtactttaaaaataaaatacctatTAGCGAAGTTTT gaaaatttgttcaaatcaaaatatgtGTGTGCCTTCATTCCCTGAAAAACGAAATGCCTTTCAAATCGATACATTAATTGGCAAAATAATTTTAGATCTATTTGCTTTTCGAAATAATTGGCTAGATTATAACTAA